A single region of the Aquarana catesbeiana isolate 2022-GZ linkage group LG07, ASM4218655v1, whole genome shotgun sequence genome encodes:
- the VHL gene encoding von Hippel-Lindau disease tumor suppressor, whose product MPQEVSSPPPTLRTLRSLNSRQLIQVVFCNRSPRLVLPIWIDFKGQPQPYPAIPPGTGRMMNTYRDHIWLFREAETDVAMLVNEQEIYIPTPYENGPAPAVNIYLPVFTLKELCLQMVRRLVKPQDYRKLEIVTSLYDDLENPPSLGRDLRRLTYTFWEQNDIENV is encoded by the exons ATGCCGCAGGAGGTCTCCTCGCCGCCTCCCACCCTTCGTACTCTCCGCTCCCTCAACAGCCGGCAGCTCATCCAGGTGGTGTTCTGTAACCGGAGCCCCCGCTTGGTGCTGCCGATATGGATCGACTTCAAGGGGCAGCCGCAGCCCTACCCGGCCATCCCACCCGGGACAGGACGGATGATGAACACCTACCGGG ACCATATCTGGTTGTTCCGTGAAGCGGAGACGGATGTGGCAATGCTGGTAAACGAGCAGGAAATATACATTCCGACCCCCTATGAGAACGGACCGGCGCCGGCTGTGAACATCTATCTGCCAG ttTTTACCCTGAAAGAGCTCTGTCTCCAGATGGTCCGAAGGCTAGTGAAACCTCAAGACTACAGGAAGCTGGAAATCGTGACGTCCCTCTACGATGACTTGGAAAACCCACCAAGTTTGGGAAGGGACTTACGGCGACTAACGTATACTTTCTGGGAGCAAAACGACATAGAAAATGTGTGA
- the THUMPD3 gene encoding tRNA (guanine(6)-N(2))-methyltransferase THUMP3 has protein sequence MSEVDAAADILTEVSLDDPVPSDVAPFESRLVTIGATVPTGFEFTAAAEVEEKLGCQCKISKDRGKIYFQIGMDGLAQVHLLRSVDNLFVIVQEFSDFPFKDSKEAALEDFKELASKLPWDKALRTWDLNNNLKKKKRKKKTDKERKPQMAPPAADAPEEHTKTDKEMLVPPAAQEESSSLDQQVVDSLEASAEDLSPEASLEDSTAGGGADSAGAGNVLKFRVTCNRAGDKHSFTSNDAARDFGGAVQDHFQWKADMTNFDVEVLLNISYNEMLVGIALTEESLHRRNITHFGPTTLRSTLAYGMLRLCDLEPSDIIVDPMCGTGAIPIEGVSEWSNCFFVAGDNSHNAVNRAASNICSLLKKSATQGLPIDTAQWDISRLPLRTGSVDVIITDMPFGKRIGSKKKNWDLYPACLQEMSRVCRASTGRAVLLTHDRKCFIKALARAGHLWRKMHTVWVNIGGLHAGVYLLKRTALDVADSSNERLEENHPLSPAQSPAKEE, from the exons ATGTCTGAGGTTGACGCCGCTGCGGACATCCTAACGGAGGTCAGCCTGGATGACCCGGTCCCCAGCGATGTGGCCCCTTTCGAGAGCCGTCTGGTCACTATCGGGGCCACGGTGCCTACGGGGTTCGAATTCACGGCAGCAGCGGAAGTGGAGGAGAAGCTGGGGTGCCAGTGTAAGATCAGCAAAGATCGGGGCAAGATCTACTTCCAGATCGGGATGGATGGCCTGGCCcag GTTCATCTTCTGAGGTCTGTGGACAATCTGTTTGTTATCGTTCAGGAATTTTCGGATTTCCCCTTTAAGGACTCGAAG GAAGCTGCTCTGGAGGATTTTAAGGAACTGGCCTCAAAGCTGCCCTGGGACAAAGCCTTGAGGACCTGGGATTTGAACAACAacctaaaaaagaagaaaaggaaaaaaaaaacagacaaagagCGCAAACCGCAAATGGCGCCCCCTGCTGCTGATGCACCCGAGGAACACACGAAGACTGATAAAGAGATGTTGGTGCCTCCTGCAGCACAGGAGGAGTCCAGCAGCTTAGACCAACAGGTGGTGGATAGCTTAGAGGCTTCAGCTGAAGATCTCAGTCCTGAGGCCTCCTTAGAAGACAGCACGGCGGGCGGAGGTGCGGATAGCGCCGGTGCAGGCAACGTCTTGAAATTCCGTGTCACCTGTAACCGAGCTGGCGACAAGCACAGCTTTACGTCCAACGATGCCGCCAGGGATTTCGGTGGAGCTGTACAGGATCACTTCCAGTGGAAGGCTGACATGACCAACTTTGATGTGGAG GTTCTCCTGAACATCAGTTATAATGAGATGCTGGTGGGAATCGCACTGACGGAGGAGAGCCTGCACCGGAGAAACATCACGCACTTCGGGCCCACCACTCTGCGCTCCACACTGGCCTATGGCATGCTCAG ACTCTGCGACCTGGAGCCGTCAGATATCATAGTCGATCCGATGTGTGGGACGGGAGCCATCCCTATAGAG GGTGTGAGTGAGTGGTCCAACTGTTTCTTTGTTGCCGGTGACAACAGCCACAACGCAGTGAACAGGGCGGCTAGCAACATCtgttccctgctgaagaaaag cGCCACCCAGGGGCTGCCAATAGATACTGCACAGTGGGACATCTCCAGACTGCCGCTGAGGACGGGAAGTGTGGATGTCATCATTACAGACATGCCTTTTGGAAAGAG AATCGGGTCAAAGAAGAAGAACTGGGACTTGTACCCCGCCTGCCTCCAGGAGATGAGTCGGGTGTGCCGTGCCAGCACTGGAAGAGCGGTTCTTCTGACCCATGATAGGAAATGCTTCATTAAG gCTCTGGCCAGAGCAGGACACCTGTGGAGGAAGATGCACACAGTCTGGGTTAATATTGGAGGACTCCACGCCGGCGTTTACCTCCTCAAGAGAACCGCCCTCGACGTGGCCGACTCGTCCAATGAGAGGCTGGAGGAGAACCATCCCCTGAGCCCCGCCCAGTCACCGGCCAAGGAGGAGTGA